GGCTTATCTTGCTGAGGTCATTGCCTAAGAATTCCGATAGTAGGATTGCTGCCTTATCTTGAATTGTAATCCCTTTTGATTTCGCCTCTAAATTAATCCACTCTGGAATTTCGTTGTCGTAGAAGGTATAGGTTTCAAAGACTTCCGCTTGTTTTACAACTTCCTTATACGCAACTGAACGTTTATCCATTGTTTTGCCCTTTAGGCAAATAACTAATATGGTAGATTTTAGTGGGGATTTAAAGTAAACCTCAAGCTGGTTTATGTTTGATAAGTCTTGAGCTTCTCTAATTATTATAACTTGATAATCAGACATCATAGGAAATCGGCGGCAGGCTGTAATTGCTGCGTCTACCTTGGTATCTTTGCCATATAAAATGGTTAAATTAAACGCCTTTTCAGATTCCGAAAGTACGTCATTAGCAAGTGCATTGGCTATTTTATCAATAAATACAGGTTCATCGCCCATTAAGAGGTAAATGGGTTTAAATTTTCGTGCTTTTACGTCATTTAAAATTCGCTGATAATCAGCGATAATATCTTTTGCTTTTGGTTTTTTTGCCATTTTAGAATCTTAAATGCTTTACAGATTTCCCTCCATTTATAAGTTCTTTAAGGGAATCTATTCCAATAGTAACGTGTTGTCGAACAAAATTTTCAGTGACAATCCTGTCGCTTTCCTTCGTTTTTATGCCCGATGAAATCATGGGTTGATCGGATACCAGAAGTAGGGCACCACTTGGTATTTCATTGGCAAATCCGACCGTAAAGATAGTTGCTGTTTCCATATCTATAGCCATTGCACGTGTTTTTGCCAAGTACTCCTTAAATTCCTCGTCATGTTCCCAGACTCTTCGGTTTGTGGTGTATACGGTTCCTGTCCAATAGTCTTTTTGATGATTTCGAATAGTTGACGATACGGAGCGTTGAAGGTTAAATGCCGGAAGGGCTGGAATTTCAGGGGGCATGTAGGAGTCTGAGGTTCCATCATTTCGAATAGCTGCGATTGGAAGAATTAGATCGCCGAGCTCATTCTTCTTTTTTAGTCCGCCACATTTTCCTAAAAACAGCACTGCGCTAGGATGTATAGCGCTCAGAAGGTCCATTATAAGAGCGGCATTCGGACTTCCCATTCCGAAGTTAATAATCGTTATACCATCGGCAGTTGCCGTGAGCATGTTAGCCGCAGGATCAACGATTTGTGTGTTCATTATCTCACAAAAAATGCGAACGTATCGGTTGAAGTTTGTGAGGAGTATGTGGTGCCCAAAATCTTCAATTTTCTGACCTGTATAGCGTTCCAGCCAGTCACGTACAATTTCTTGTTTTGTTTTCATGTTCATAATCGTTTCGGTTGAATTTAGTGAAAAATTATGGGTTAAAAGAAATTTTTATCTTTAGATGGCAATTTAAGATGTTTATAATCGCCATTTTTTGTTAGCATAAGTTGACATTTAAAAGTAACTGCCTTAACTTGCATAAAAGTTTATTGGTTTGATATGGAGATGTTGAATTTGCCAACCTGCGATTTGAATGTTCGAAGAAATGGAATTAAGAAGGAAATCTTTGATTCCATCCGGAAGCGATTTGTCGTGCTAACCCCCGAAGAGTGGGTTCGTCAGCATTTTATTCAATTCCTTTTGAACGAACTCCATGTTCCAGCCTCGTTGATAGGTGTGGAAACTTCGTTAAAGTACAATGGACTTTCAAAGCGCTCAGATATTGTTGTTTACGACCGTATAGGTAAGCCTGCTATGGCGATAGAGTGTAAGGCAAGTACCGTTAAAATTGATCAGAAGGTATTCGATCAGCTGGCTCGGTATAACATGGTTCTCAATGTTAGTTACCTTGTTGTTACTAACGGTATGGTTCACTACTGTTGCCAAATTAATAAGCTAGACGGTTCGTACTCCTTTCTACAGGAGATTCCTCCATTCGAAATGCTTTAGCATTTCGAAATCAGCGCAAGAGGGTTTATCTTTTGAAGAGTATACTCTCCAAGCCACCCGTTTTTTGTTCTAATCCAGTCTTTTTTAAGACCAATAATTTCGAATTCATGCCTGGAGAATAATCTTAGGCTAGGTTCGTTGTTGTCTGCAATGTTACAAAAAAGTTGGTGCACATGCAGGTATTCGAATGCATACTTTGTGAGAAGTTGTAATGCTTCTGATGCATAACCTTTTCCTCTATCTTCGGTGTTGTGAATAAGAATTCCGACTCCTGCGCGCTGATGAAAGGGGTCATAATCGAAAAGGTCGATTATGCCAACAGGGTAGTTCATGAGAGACGATTGATCCTTGGCTTCAATTATTAAACGAAGCTGCTTGGTTTGGTATATGTCTAGCTGGTAATTTTGAATGTACCGCATTAAGGAGTGCTTTGAAAAAGGTGATAGCGTATTGCTCACTCTCCAAACTTCCATGTTATTTTCCCAAGCATAAAGAAGGTCGACATCCTCCAGTTCTGGAGCTCTTAGTTTTACTTGCTCGTTTTCTAGTTTTATCATGACTGCTGTTTATCAACCAAATTTATTTATTTATTTGATAAAAGGGAATAGCCCTATAAAAAAGGGCTAAAGATATACCTTTAACCCTTTTTATTCTTTTGATTGCGATTACAAGTCGGATGGTGCGAATGTTTGAAGGTTGGTTGCTATTTGTTTTAAGAATGCGCCCCCTAAAGCCCCATCAATTATACGATGGTCGTATGAAAGTGACAATATTGTAATGTGACGTATTCCAATTGTATCGCCTAATGGGCTTTCGATCACTACAGGACGTTTTTTTATAGATCCTACGGCGAGTATTGCCACTTGTGGTTGGTTTATGATTGGCGTGCCGGCAAGGTTGTCGAAGGCTCCTAGGTTCGTTATTGTAAATGTGCCTCCTTGAACTTCGTTAGGTTGTAGCTTAAAAGAACGGGCGCGTCGGGCCAAGTCGTTAACGGCGAAGGCTAAGCCTGCAAGATTAAGTCGGTCAGCATTCTTTATTACAGGGACAATAAGATTGTCGTTCGGTAAAGCTGTCGCCATTCCTAGATTGAGGTCTTTTTTGATGTGTATTTGATCGTTTATGACGGAGCTATTAAGAATAGGATAATTTTTTATTGCATCGACCACCGCGCTAAAAAAGAAGGGTGTGTATGTGAGCTTTTCACCATTTTGTTTTTCAAATTTTCCTTTATTTCGCTCTCTCCAATGTACTATATTGGTCATATCTACCTCTATAAATGAGGTTACATGAGCTGAGGTTTGTTTGGATAGAGTCATATGGTTGGCCGTAAGTCTTCTTAAGCGATCCATCTCTATAATTTCAACGCCGTTCTCAGCCTTCGGATTGAGGGTCGTTGATGGAGTTGCAGATTCCGCTAGTTGGACTTCAACTTTATTGCTACTGTTTAGGTATGATAGAATATCTGTTTTGGTGAGTTTCCCTTCTATTCCAGAACCTTTAATAGATTCCAGTTGATGCTGTGTAAGGCCTTCCTCTTGTGCTATTTTGCGGACAAGGGGAGGTACAAACGCGCCGTTTTTTAGATGCGTAGCAATGTGGTTGGTGGTAACCTCGTTTACTGGTTGGGATGTTGTTGATTGCTCGACGCTGGAGGAGGTAGGTTGTTCTTTAGGTTGTTCTTTTGGGGTATCTGTTTCTTGTTCCTCTCCTTCTATCTCAACAACAGCTAATACTTGTCCCACTTTGGGTATATCTCCTTCGTTGAGTAGCCTTTTGGCTACTTTACCTTCTACAGGTGATGGTATTTCCGAATCGACCTTGTCTGTGGCTACCTCAACGATGGGTGTATCTATATCTACTGTATCGCCTTCTTTAACTAACCATTTCGTTATGGTTGCATCTGTAATACCTTCGCCCATTGCAGGCAGCTTTATTTCGATGAACTTCATGCCAAAAATATTTTTATTCTGATGCATAAACAGCAAGAAACTCTTTTTGTTTGAAGCTAAATGATTGCTTTGGCCTATAATCTGACATAAAAAAAGAAAGCCTACCTTAGTAGACTTTCTCCGATTTGTGTAGCAGTTTGTTGTATATAGATAAAATGTAACAAGCCAAGTTAGGTGTTGACTATTTAGTTTTTGCTGCAATCTCTTTTTTTATTGCAGTAGCCAAACGTTTGATCCCTTCCTCGTTTTTTTCGAGACTCATGAACGAGAAGTTTAGTCTCATTGTATTTCTTCCTTCACCGTTATAGTAGAAGGTTGATCCTGGAACATAGGCCACTTTTTCCTCTATTGCAGTTTGGAAAAGTTCTGTTGTATCAATGAACTCAGGTAATGTAAGGAATATGAATAGACCACCTTCTGGGTTAATCCAGCTTACTTCGCTTGGCATATATTCTTTTAGGCACTTGATAAAATGCTGTTGCTTTGCTTTGTAGGCGTTGATGATAACACTTAGGTTTTTATCAAAAAGACCTTTCTCTATAAAACGAGCAGAAATTCGTTGTACAAAAGCAGGGGTACAAAGGTCTGTGGCTTGTTTCGCGACAACTATTTTATCCAAGATCTCTTCACTCGCAATTGCCCATCCAATTCTAAAACCGGGAACAAATACCTTTGAGAAGGTTCCTAAATGAATAATTCGTTGCGATTTATCTAGCTCTAGCATCGTTTTTTGGGCAGCACCCTCGAATCTTACATCGCGGTAAGGACAATCTTCAAGTATTATAAGATTGTACTTCTCAGCAACAGCGATGATTTCCAACCTGCGCCATTCTGGCATGGTTATTCCAGTTGGGTTTTGAAAATCGGGTATGGTGTAGATGAATTTTGGATGTATTCCTTTGTTTGCGAGCTCAACAACCTTTTCTTCTAGTAAATCGCTTCGCATACCGTATTGGTCTAACTCAATACCTTCAAGATTTGCTCCATAGGAAAGGAATGCGCTTAGAGCACCAAGGTAGGATGGTAGACCGCAAATAATGGTATCACCTGGATTTATGAAGACCTTAGCAGTAAGATCGAGCCCTTGCTGTGACGCAGTTGTAATTATAAGATTCTTTTCCTCTATATTGATACCTTGCTTTTGGTAGCGCTCAACCAATAATTTACGAAGTAGCGCATCTCCTTCTGTAGTTCCGTATTGTAGCGCTAATGCACCTTCCGTTTTTAAAACTTCACTAGAAACTTCGGCGAGTTCTTCAGTTGGGAATAGCGTAGGATCGGGAAGACCTCCTGCAAAGGAGATGATCTCAGGACGTTGCGTTAGCTTTAGAATTTCTCTGATTGCAGAACGCTTCATTCCTTTTATATTGTTCGAAAGTAGATTTTCTAGTTCATTTACCATAATTCTTCCTTTTTGTGGTTTTCGCTTTTAAACTGTATTTTAATATTTGCCTACCTAGGTGCGATGCAATATTCAATAAGTTTATGCGTGGCAATATTACGAAATGAAATCTAAAAACAAATAAAACGTGTAAATTATTTGTAAAAATCTTGTATTAGTGTTTAAATAATAGTTTTTACTCTTTGTTGCTTTATAATCTGAAACAGCAGGACAGGAGATGGTTAAGGTTAATTTTATGAGAAAATGAAGTTAGTTTAAAGTTTGTAGATATTTAGAAATAAAAAAGGTGGACAATCGTCCACCTTTTTCTATAGTATTTTACTCCTATTTTTGGCACTCTGTAGCGTACTGTAGACAACCGCTTTTATTTCCATACTTACAGGCTCGTTGGGCATCGGCGCAGCCGTTTGTCTTATCGTTAGTCTTGAAGTAGGCCATACTTCTGTTGTAGTAGGCTTGTCCATTATTGGGGGCAAAGTTAATTGCTAGCGAAAAACTGTCTATAGAATCTGAAAATCGGCTTAATCCATACTGTGCAAGCCCTAAATTCATGAAAGCATCAGCATTTTTTTCATTAAAAGAAATCGATTTTTGAGCTTCAACAGCGGCTAGTTCGTACTTGTACGCTTGATTTTGCATAAAAGCAATGTTGGCATGAATGGTTGATTTTAGCGAGTCTGAAGCGGAGGGTAGTGCTTTTTCAAACTCTTTTACGGCTTCTTCATACTGTTCTCTAAGACCTAGAACTTTTGCTCTTAGGATTAGTATGTCTGCATCATTGGGGTTTACGGCTATTGATTTATCAACAGCGGCTTGGGCGCTTTTAAGCTGATTAAGGTATGCGTAGCTTGCAACAACGCCTGAAAGAGCGTCTTTTTGAACGGGGTTGGATTTTAGTATATCCTCAAAAACTTTGGCAGCTTCGCTATATTGCTGTGTTTTAAGAAAATTTTTACCCTTATTGATTTTCGATTGAATGTTCTCTTGTGCCGCAACTGTATAACTTGATAACAAGCATATTATCAGCAACGATAGAATGTTTTTCATATTCCCTTTTTTTGTGGTGGTAAGAATTACCAACCGTTATCAGCCAACTCAGTACCTTCTTCTCGTAAACGAAATTTCGTTTCGACTAATATATGTAAATTAACGAAACCTAAAGAGTGTCTCCAAAAGTTTTTTCGAATGGCATCCGGTTTTTGATAGATCGGCCGAGCGTTATTTCATCGGTATACTCTAATTCATCGCCAAATCCAACGCCTCGAGCAATTGTTGATATTTGGATGTTGAACCCTTTTATTTTTCTGAAAATGTAGAAGTTTGTTGTTTCACCCTCCATGTTGGTGCTCAATGCTAGAATTACCTCTTTAACTTCTTCATTGGAAATACGTTCTATCAGGTTGTTTATGGTTAAATCACCAGGTCCAATGCCGTCCATTGGGGATATTAACCCACCTAATACGTGATAAAGCCCATTGAATTGGTGGGTACTTTCAATCGACATTACATCTCGGATATTTTCCACAACGCAGACTACAGCTCGGTCTCTTGAAGTATTAGAGCAAATCTCACATGTCTCGCTGTCTGAGATGTTGTGGCACACTTTACACCGTTTTATTTCGTTTTTTAGGGTGATAAAGGAATGCCCAAAACGTTCAACATCTTCAGTTGCCCATTTGAGCATGTGCAGTACAAGCCTAAGAGCCGTTTTTTTCCCTACTCCAGGGAGTTTTGCAAACTCGCTTACAGCATTCTCTAAAAGCTTAGAGGGGTATTCGTTGATGTTCATTTGTTATGAGTGAGACGCAAAGTTAACGATTTTATTGGTTGATATAGTTGCTAAGGGATGCTGTTCTTTTGAGGATAGATATGAAAAAGGCCCTAGCAATATCGCTAGGACCTTTTTTTGCTATTTGATGGCTTTTAAACGCTCTATTGCTGGCTGGTAATTTTTATTTGCGGCTTTTTCCAACCATTTTTTTGCTATTTCGATATTGATAGGAATTTCTTTGTTATCGGAGAAAATCAACCCTAAGCTATACTGCGCTTCTGTTTGTCCATGCTCGGCTGCTTTTGTGTACCACTCTATTGCTTTGGGAGTATCCTTTTTGAAAAGGTATCCTTTTTGAAGCGAAAGTCCAATATAGTATTCCGCATCGGGATATCCATTTACTCCCGATTTTAGCAGCCATGTAGAAGCTTCTCGGTCGTCGTTAATTTTTATATAGTGCATGGCTAGCTCAAATTGTGCTTTAGGATAGTCTTGGCTTGCTGCTTTTTGTATTTGTTCAAAGGCTTTTGCTGAACTCTTTTCCACTCCATTACCGGTTTCGTACATTTTGCTAAGCAGCAAAAAGGCTTCTGGATTGTTTTTAGTAGCGGCATCAGAGAGCAGCTCGTATGCTTTGTGGTAATCCTGTTCAATACCCCAACCCTGATAGTACAAACGACCAAGAGCCACTTGTGCGTCAATACTACCCGCTGCTTTGGCAAACTGGTAGTATTCTGCTGCTTTCGAGTAGTTTTTATCTATACCTTGACCATTTTCGAGCATTGAACCGTAAAAATATTGAGCGTCAGGATTACCTAATTTGGCTGCTTGCTCTATCCATTGGGCCGATTTTGCAAAACTCTGTCCAACGTAAACGCCATCGTAATACATCAATCCGATCTGAAATTGAGCTTGAGTATTAAGCTGATCGGCTGATTTTAAGTACCAATCGAATGCTTTTTGAACATTCTTCTCAACTCCAAATCCGTTAAAGTACATTGTGCCAATATATAAATCGGCTGTAGCATTGCCTAAATCCGAAGCCTGCTTAAAAAAATCAAATGCTTTGGTGTATTCCTTCTTTACATATTGACGCAGCCCTGCATGGAATTCTCGTTCTCCGCGGTCCTTCGTGTTTTGTGCAAATAGAAATGGAGTTAAGAGTATGAATGAGATTGTCAAGATGACGGTTAGTTGTTTATGCATTGCATTTATTTAATGTTGTAATACCGTTAACGCCAAAAGTAGCCATTTCATTGCTCGAAAAGTGTTGTTATTCCGAATTTTTAAGTTCTTTAAAAATAGCATTCTACTTCTTCACTGTTCTTTCTTCCAATTTGGCTGTTGATGTATCTTTTGCTAAGCTTGTAGCCGAAAAATTTAGCACATGTCTCCACTCTTTATTTCGCTAATTATTGTCCTATACTTTTCGGGTTTGATCTTGATTTCGTATCTAACTACCCGTAAGCTTGATAGTCAAAGTTTTTATAGGGGTACTAAAAAATCTCCCTGGTATGTAATTGCCATTGGGATGATTGGTACTTCCATTTCAGGTGTGACTTTTATATCTGTTCCTGGTTGGGTGTTAACCAAGCAGTTTGGCTACCTGCAGATGGTTTTAGGCTTTCTTTTAGGCTATTTTGTTATAGCTAACGTGCTGTTGCCTTTATACTACAGGCTGAATCTGACATCAATCTACACCTATCTTCGCGATCGATTGGGTTACTGGTCGTATAAAACGGGGGCTTCGTTTTTTTTGATCAGTCGCACCATTGGTGCTGCATTTAGGCTTTACCTCGTATCTATGGTACTTCAGACGCTTGTTTTTGAGCCGTTGGGTGTCCCTTTTTGGGCTACGGTAACCGGAACTATCGGATTGATTTGGCTATACACATTTAAAGGAGGTATTAAAACAATCATTTGGACAGACTTGATACAAACTCTGGCCATGCTTACAACGGTGGTGCTGTCGTTGTTTTTAATAAAGGATGCGCTCCATTTTTCTTTTGGAGAGATGGTAGATGCAATTCGTAGTAGTGCCTATTCTAAGGTCTGGTTTTTTGACGATGTGCGTAGCAGCAGCTACTTTTGGAAGCAGTTTTTGGCAGGGGCATTTACTACCATTGTAATGACAGGGCTCGACCAGGATATGATGCAGAAAAACCTAGCATGCCGAAACCTCAAGGAAGCCAAAAAGAATATGTATACCTACGGGTTCATGTTTTTGCCCATCAACCTCATGTTTCTATCGCTAGGGGCACTCCTGGCGCTGTTTGCTGTAAAAAATGGAATTGCCATACCGGAGCATACGGATAAGTTTTTCCCAATGCTGGCAACGGGAGGTTACTTTCATCCTGCGCTTGGGGTAATATTTATTGTTGGCATAATTGCGGCTGCCTACTCAAGTGCCGATTCGGCATTGGCTGCGCTCACAACCTCTTTCACCATCGATATTTTGGAGGCTGATAAATACGAAGCAGCCAAAACTAAACGTATGCGTTTTAAGGTACACCTTGGACTCTCGTTGGTTATGATCTTGGTGATTTTAGCTTTTAGGTTGATAAATAATGATGCGGTCATTAGCGCGCTTTATACCATTGCAGGCTATACTTATGGACCTCTGTTAGGTTTGTATGCCTTTGGTTTGTTTACTAAGTTGGGAGTTAGAGATAGGGTGGTTCCTTTTTTGGCTTTGGCAGCACCAGCCTTCAGCTACGTTCTTAGCATTAATTCTAAAAGTTGGTTTGGAGGCTACGAAATAGGCTTTGAGCTGCTAATGATTAATGGGCTTTTCATGTTCTTGGGGATGTTAGCCTTCAGTAAGCGAAAATAACTTTTTTATTTGCAGAGGATATTCGGATTTATGCTAGTAAGCAATTCTGTTATTTGAGAACGAAAAAGAAACTTAGATAATATAGTAGAAATAAAGCCGCTCAACATTAATGCTGAGCGGCTTTACTTTATGTCGTCTTTTACTATTTAAACACAAAATGTAGCGGAACAAGGCTTGTTGCAGATGGAAGCTCTACGATTTGTTCCGTTCCGTAGCAAATTACCTTAAACGGTTCTCCGTTGCGCATTTCACTTTCTAAGAGGACCTGTCTACACGATCCACAGGGGTAGACCGCTTGCTTGGTTTGCTCTCTATTTGCAGATGCGGTAACTGCTAGCGCTTTGATCTTTTTGTCTGGATACTGCGCTTGTGCGTAGAATATTGCTGTGCGTTCAGCGCAAATTCCCGAGGGGTAGGCCGCATTTTCCTGGTTGTTTCCAGTAACAATAGTTCCGTCTTCAAGTAGTAGCGCGGCTCCTACCTGAAAGTTGGAGTACGGGGCATACGCTTTTTGCTGTGCTTCTAGCGCCTCCTTTATTAACTCCCTTTCCGAAGCTGATAAGTTCTCCTGATTTTGATGTTCTTTATAGTGAACAGTAAATGTTTTTTCCATGGCTAGAATTAAAAGTAGGGTTATTTCCTGTTTTGATTTGTAAAAATAGGTGTTTGAAACTATTTTAGCACCTATTAAATCGATTTTTTATAATGATTACCCTACGACCACTCGCTTTACTCACTTTCTTGGTGTGCGCTGCAACGTTTGGCTTTGGACAGAAAATGACAAAGGAACAGTACATTGAGAAGTATAAGGGGCTTGCCATTGAGCAGATGAAAAAAAATGGAGTCCCAGCATCAATTATTATGGGGCAGGCTCTGATAGAGTCTGGCAACGGTAATGGTCGTTTGGCAATTGAGGCAAACAACCACTTTGGAATTAAATGCCATAAAGATTGGACTGGTCCTTCCGTTAGGCAGGATGATGATGCACCTCAGGAGTGCTTCAGAAAGTACGATAGTCCTCGAGGTTCGTTCGAAGATCACTCTGCCTATCTCCGAGCAAATAAGCGTTACGCTTTCCTTTTCGATTTGCAGGTTACCGATTATAAGGGCTGGGCATACGGATTAAAGAAGGCGGGATATGCTACCAACCCTCGCTATGCCGAAATTCTAATTAAGCAAATTGAGGATAATCAGCTTTACCTTTTAGATCAGGGTGTAGATATTTCTTTTGCAACAAAGCCATCTACTACGGTTAAAAGCAAAAAGCGAGGTTCTAAGAGTAAGGATGATGAGGTTTTTGTGGTTGATATTTATGATCAGCGGAATGTATCGGAGTGTAATGGAGCTAAATTTATTATAGTTAAGGAGGGAGATACATTTGATAAGCTGGCCGAACAGTACGATATTATGCGCTGGCAGCTTTACAAGTATAACGAGCTCAATTCCGATTCCATTATACGACCTGGGCAGCGTATTTATATCCAACCAAAGAGGAGCAAGGCGTCTAAGGGTAACGATTTCTATACGGCTGTTGATGGTGATAAGATGTATCAGATTGCTCAAAACTATGGGGTAAAGTTGAAGAAACTTTACAAGATGAACGAGATGAAGCCGGGAGATGAGCCAACTTCAGGACAAAAGATATATCTCCGCAGCTATAAATCTGGGAAAAACTGGCTGCAACGGCTGTTTAGCGGCGAGTAGGCAAGATTAAAGGTGATGGAAAACAGCATCATCAGGTTGGCCGTAGTCTTTTGGCTACGGCTTTACTGTAGGCTTTTTTCTGGCTGCTAAAATTCATATATTTACTTTCAAAATATTGGTATGATACCTTTTAAGTTTATGAGCCGAAGTGTAGAGGAAGCTATTTTAGAGGAACTAAGCTTAACCGATGTGTTAGCAGTAGAGCGTACGCACTTGGCGATAGAGCGGACTTTTTTATCTTACTTCCGTACGGCAGTAGTGTTTGCCAGCGCAGGTTTTACGATACTTAAGGTTACCTCTTTGCATACACAGATAATGGAGCTAGGGATAATCCTGTTAGCAATGTCTCCTATTATTCTTTTTGTTGGGATTTGGAGGTTTGTTATTGCCTATAAAAAGGTGAAGCAGCATTACAGACGATTCGTTAAGCATTTTACTGAAAGTAAAGCATAAAAAAAGCCCCATTGGGGCTTTTTTAACGATAATCTTATTGCTACTACCTTTTTCCTGTATTGGGGAATGAAAGAGGGAGACGAACAATCTTTCCAAATTGGGATACAGGCATCTTTGCAGTATATAGAATGTCTTTTCCGTCAATTATTCTTACGGTGCAGATATCGGGATATCTTGCATAAATAACGGCCTCTTTGCCCTTCTCTGCAATGTTTTGAGGCGCTTGGCTTGCTGCGTTATTGGCAACAACTTCAACGGTTAATGGACGACCAGAGAGGTCTCCTTCACCAACAATACCTTTGTTTTCAGAGTATCTGCAAAGGATGCTATTTGATTTGCCATTTTCTGCCTTTGGGGTAACTTCCTGCTGGTAGCTCATGGTATCAACGTAGGTTTTACCGATAAATAGCGACAGGTACTCCTTCTCGAGGCGAGCAATCTCGTTTAATGCAACCTTTAGTGCCTCGCCATTATTAAATACGTTGTCAATTTCACCAGATATGAGGTCGACCCTGCGTTTTCTGAGATTGAATATGAAGTTGGCGGCGTCGGCAGCTTTTGATTCTGCGCTTTTTTCAACCAGCATGTTCTTTTGAACGGGAATCTTTACGAACGAGGTGTCCATTTTTACTCCAGAGAAGAAGGTGGCGTTCTCCTTGTAGATGTTCGGATCGGCACCTAAATCGGTAAATGGAGGCGCAATGTTTACTTCTTTAGAAGGAGTGGTTGCTTCAACATTAGGGACTACAAAGCCTGTAGGAACGATTAATCCCTGTTTCGCCATCTCCAAAAAGCTCATGTCTGTTCCGTATGGAGCATCGGCTGCGTACACGTTACTTCCGTCTGCTTCCTCGTAGGTGCTTCCTGTAATGCTTAGTATCTTATAGTAATCTTTGTTCCCTTGTTCTACATCTGTAATACCAAGATACTTTTGCGCGTACTGGGCATAGGGGCCGCTTTTATAAATAAGACGTGCAACCTTAACCTTGAATGTTAGCGTTGTTTGTGGTAGCGAGTAGATGTAGGCACCAGGTTTTACGCTCTCCGGATTTTGGGCAGGTGTGGTATTCACCATCTTCTGTGCCATGGCACAACTTGTACCCAAAATCAACGTGCTAATAAGTATGTATCTCTTCATACGATAAAAGTTATTTAAAAGTCGTAGAACCTGCATCTCAAACGAGGAGCAGGCCTTAGAGTTTGGATTTAGCGC
The Alistipes sp. ZOR0009 DNA segment above includes these coding regions:
- a CDS encoding type I restriction enzyme HsdR N-terminal domain-containing protein, translated to MEMLNLPTCDLNVRRNGIKKEIFDSIRKRFVVLTPEEWVRQHFIQFLLNELHVPASLIGVETSLKYNGLSKRSDIVVYDRIGKPAMAIECKASTVKIDQKVFDQLARYNMVLNVSYLVVTNGMVHYCCQINKLDGSYSFLQEIPPFEML
- a CDS encoding tetratricopeptide repeat protein, with product MKNILSLLIICLLSSYTVAAQENIQSKINKGKNFLKTQQYSEAAKVFEDILKSNPVQKDALSGVVASYAYLNQLKSAQAAVDKSIAVNPNDADILILRAKVLGLREQYEEAVKEFEKALPSASDSLKSTIHANIAFMQNQAYKYELAAVEAQKSISFNEKNADAFMNLGLAQYGLSRFSDSIDSFSLAINFAPNNGQAYYNRSMAYFKTNDKTNGCADAQRACKYGNKSGCLQYATECQK
- a CDS encoding AMP nucleosidase gives rise to the protein MKTKQEIVRDWLERYTGQKIEDFGHHILLTNFNRYVRIFCEIMNTQIVDPAANMLTATADGITIINFGMGSPNAALIMDLLSAIHPSAVLFLGKCGGLKKKNELGDLILPIAAIRNDGTSDSYMPPEIPALPAFNLQRSVSSTIRNHQKDYWTGTVYTTNRRVWEHDEEFKEYLAKTRAMAIDMETATIFTVGFANEIPSGALLLVSDQPMISSGIKTKESDRIVTENFVRQHVTIGIDSLKELINGGKSVKHLRF
- a CDS encoding GNAT family N-acetyltransferase codes for the protein MIKLENEQVKLRAPELEDVDLLYAWENNMEVWRVSNTLSPFSKHSLMRYIQNYQLDIYQTKQLRLIIEAKDQSSLMNYPVGIIDLFDYDPFHQRAGVGILIHNTEDRGKGYASEALQLLTKYAFEYLHVHQLFCNIADNNEPSLRLFSRHEFEIIGLKKDWIRTKNGWLGEYTLQKINPLALISKC
- the recR gene encoding recombination mediator RecR translates to MNINEYPSKLLENAVSEFAKLPGVGKKTALRLVLHMLKWATEDVERFGHSFITLKNEIKRCKVCHNISDSETCEICSNTSRDRAVVCVVENIRDVMSIESTHQFNGLYHVLGGLISPMDGIGPGDLTINNLIERISNEEVKEVILALSTNMEGETTNFYIFRKIKGFNIQISTIARGVGFGDELEYTDEITLGRSIKNRMPFEKTFGDTL
- a CDS encoding dihydrolipoamide acetyltransferase family protein, whose product is MKFIEIKLPAMGEGITDATITKWLVKEGDTVDIDTPIVEVATDKVDSEIPSPVEGKVAKRLLNEGDIPKVGQVLAVVEIEGEEQETDTPKEQPKEQPTSSSVEQSTTSQPVNEVTTNHIATHLKNGAFVPPLVRKIAQEEGLTQHQLESIKGSGIEGKLTKTDILSYLNSSNKVEVQLAESATPSTTLNPKAENGVEIIEMDRLRRLTANHMTLSKQTSAHVTSFIEVDMTNIVHWRERNKGKFEKQNGEKLTYTPFFFSAVVDAIKNYPILNSSVINDQIHIKKDLNLGMATALPNDNLIVPVIKNADRLNLAGLAFAVNDLARRARSFKLQPNEVQGGTFTITNLGAFDNLAGTPIINQPQVAILAVGSIKKRPVVIESPLGDTIGIRHITILSLSYDHRIIDGALGGAFLKQIATNLQTFAPSDL
- a CDS encoding PLP-dependent aminotransferase family protein, producing the protein MVNELENLLSNNIKGMKRSAIREILKLTQRPEIISFAGGLPDPTLFPTEELAEVSSEVLKTEGALALQYGTTEGDALLRKLLVERYQKQGINIEEKNLIITTASQQGLDLTAKVFINPGDTIICGLPSYLGALSAFLSYGANLEGIELDQYGMRSDLLEEKVVELANKGIHPKFIYTIPDFQNPTGITMPEWRRLEIIAVAEKYNLIILEDCPYRDVRFEGAAQKTMLELDKSQRIIHLGTFSKVFVPGFRIGWAIASEEILDKIVVAKQATDLCTPAFVQRISARFIEKGLFDKNLSVIINAYKAKQQHFIKCLKEYMPSEVSWINPEGGLFIFLTLPEFIDTTELFQTAIEEKVAYVPGSTFYYNGEGRNTMRLNFSFMSLEKNEEGIKRLATAIKKEIAAKTK
- the holA gene encoding DNA polymerase III subunit delta — encoded protein: MAKKPKAKDIIADYQRILNDVKARKFKPIYLLMGDEPVFIDKIANALANDVLSESEKAFNLTILYGKDTKVDAAITACRRFPMMSDYQVIIIREAQDLSNINQLEVYFKSPLKSTILVICLKGKTMDKRSVAYKEVVKQAEVFETYTFYDNEIPEWINLEAKSKGITIQDKAAILLSEFLGNDLSKISHEIEKLKTVIPSDRKQITVDDIERNVGISKDYNVFELCNAIGKRDFVKSYKIADYFAKSPKDHPFIVTIGQLYTFFSKVLKLQMLNFNAKKPGGKIASEAEKLAKLGISSSFFLKDYEEVAKKYSPPQSVKIIEYLREYDLKSKGIGSNNQSEEDLLKELIFKIMH